One segment of Triticum aestivum cultivar Chinese Spring chromosome 2A, IWGSC CS RefSeq v2.1, whole genome shotgun sequence DNA contains the following:
- the LOC123186083 gene encoding uncharacterized protein produces the protein MRPPNQPPPPAAVERIYKPTSCEPRLEDQRRERSELHKKIADSYDHVRKRLAMATAFKDETFVGAGLSVGLLDPATNIIYNTLTASDLRAGETRGVLQHRDMAERSLAGLVAFLTSFFRYLAEWEAVRYLLRADTDLVYAMRLVAHNRCLSSFQINSDTGRSVVRTALTCAALASKHMDPHHLVRSWLSPVRPLEEAVHAIQNDISNFTCVFNPLHHARKRPRMTMQPLDFAWRRALELPELPPSVVPYRPYNSMKFVLLQRIHSFYLKALALLPASELRSSYHHSMLEAGHCYGPFDPVANIIINTIWYNTVSPPTKKLELDMISTNSLLRIEARSFYGLVSFLCTSGKKLYEAMRFLLISDCTLGDMSFPNALAGYGDRSKICDAFRVAGVAAWHPDPVAQAEFISSCSYPFSSPTITAPLDSADVDRITRKMFQGLPTTPGNSLRHQSVPMHKICRRAQCKIDQWMHEYTTVSKKVKAVLASYALASYREPMYLHVICGVNHNVSGPEYCYDTGTPVSIYQHTHVNFLASRRDGNPELFFAELSNDEADDGGGKVLCCPVNFPQPRQEEIRCLYCDYEGTKIVHPVMEEFPFKGRDVEFQKMVCGIDPYQDEASPYERQRYTNCTIIRSSSKALDWLGYVVDDWIYTDFDEEDDSDDCSTDESE, from the exons ATGCGTCCCCCAAatcaaccgccgccgccggcggcggtcGAGCGCATCTATAAGCCCACAAGCTGCGAACCGCGGCTCGAGGATCAACGTCGGGAGAGATCGGAGCTTCAcaagaagatcgccgactcgtATGATCATGTCCGCAAGCGGCTCGCCATGGCCACGGCATTCAAGGATGAGACCTTCGTCGGCGCCGGCCTCTCCGTTGGCCTTCTCGACCCGGCCACGAACATCATCTACAACACCCTCACCGCCTCCGACCTCCGCGCCGGCGAGACCCGGGGCGTTCTTCAGCACCGGGACATGGCCGAGCGCTCCCTGGCCGGCCTCGTCGCCTTCCTCACCTCCTTCTTCCGCTACCTCGCGGAGTGGGAGGCCGTGCGCTACCTGCTCCGCGCCGACACCGACCTCGTCTACGCGATGCGCCTCGTCGCGCACAACCGGTGCCTCTCCTCCTTCCAAATCAACTCTGACACCGGCAGGTCCGTCGTCCGCACCGCCCTCACCTGCGCGGCGCTGGCCTCGAAGCACATGGATCCCCACCACCTCGTCCGCTCCTGGCTGTCGCCGGTTCGCCCTCTGGAAGAAGCCGTCCACGCGATCCAGAATGACATCAGTAATTTCACCTGTGTATTCAACCCACTGCATCATGCTCGCAAGCGCCCTCGTATGACAATGCAGCCCCTTGATTTCGCTTGGAGGCGCGCATTGGAGCTCCCTGAGTTACCACCCTCCGTCGTGCCGTATCGACCTTACAATTCCATGAAGTTTGTGCTCCTCCAGCGCATCCACTCCTTCTACCTGAAGGCACTTGCCCTGCTTCCGGCGAGTGAGCTCCGGTCTTCCTACCACCACAGCATGCTCGAGGCTGGCCACTGCTATGGCCCATTCGATCCCGtcgccaacatcatcatcaacacaaTCTGGTATAACACCGTCTCCCCGCCAACCAAAAAACTTGAGCTTGACATGATCAGTACCAATAGCCTGTTACGCATCGAGGCTCGCTCCTTCTATGGCCTTGTTTCTTTCCTCTGCACTTCGGGCAAGAAACTCTATGAAGCCATGCGCTTCTTGCTCATTTCTGATTGCACTCTTGGGGATATGAGCTTTCCGAACGCTTTGGCTGGCTATGGGGATCGAAGCAAAATTTGTGATGCCTTCAGGGTTGCTGGTGTGGCTGCTTGGCACCCCGACCCTGTCGCGCAAGCAGAGTTTATTTCCTCATGCAGTTATCCATTCTCAAGTCCGACGATTACTGCTCCACTCGACTCTGCTGATGTTGACCGCATTACCAGAAAGATGTTTCAAGGGCTCCCTACCACCCCTGGCAATTCGCTGCGGCATCAATCTGTTCCCATGCACAAGATCTGCCGTCGTGCTCAATGTAAAATTGACCAATGGATGCACGAGTATACAACAGTCTCTAAGAAAGTCAAAGCAGTGCTGGCCTCATATGCACTCGCCTCATACAGA GAACCCATGTATCTTCATGTTATTTGTGGCGTCAACCATAATGTGTCTGGCCCCGAGTACTGTTATGATACTGGCACACCCGTTTCCATATACCAACACACTCATGTTAATTTTCTGGCAAGTCGAAGAGATGGAAATCCAGAACTCTTCTTTGCTGAACTTAGCAATGACGAGGCAGACGATGGAGGTGGGAAGGTCTTGTGTTGTCCTGTGAATTTTCCACAACCACGACAAG AAGAGATCCGCTGTCTGTACTGCGATTACGAAGGCACCAAAATCGTGCACCCGGTTATGGAGGAATTCCCATTCAAAGGGCGCGACGTGGAGTTTCAGAAGATGGTGTGTGGAATAGATCCCTACCAAGATGAAGCATCTCCATACGAGCGGCAGCGCTACACCAACTGCACTATCATCAGGAGCTCGTCCAAGGCATTAGATTGGTTGGGATATGTGGTAGATGACTGGATCTATACCGACTTTGACGAGGAAGATGACAGTGATGATTGTAGTACTGACGAATCTGAGTGA